The genomic region ATTTACATTATATACGCAAGTTCTAGCGTGAATTATATTATTTTTACTCATGCATATAGTTATTATTTTAAAAAATAGCGATTCATCTCCCTATTGAAATAGGGAGGATTCTCGCTTAATTATCCTAAAAGCTACTTTAGATGCTAGGTGCTTGGTACTAGGTACAGAAGTACAAATCAATTAAGTGTATTTTTACATTTTAATATAAAACGGGGAGAATTCTTTCTTTAGAATACTCCCCGTTTCTAGTCTTATATTAATATACCTGCTATAGTAGCTGTCATGAATGCTGCTAAAGAACCACCTATTAAAGCTCTGATTCCAAGTTTAGCTAAGTCAGAACGTCTTTCTGGAGCTAATGCACCTATACCTCCAACTTGGATTCCTATTGAACTGAAGTTAGCAAAACCACAAAGAGCATAAGTTAAAATAACAACAGTTCTTGGACTTAATGAATTAGAGTTTATTAGTTCACTTAAGTTTGCATAAGCAAAGAATTCGTTTATAACTATTTTTTGTCCTAAAAGATTACCTGCTGCAATTGCATCATGCATTGGTACCCCCATAATATATGCTAATGGAGCAAATAATCTACCTAATATCCATTCAAGACTTAAATAGTCCATACCAAATAATCCTCCAACCCATCCAATAATGGCATTGAATAAAGCCACTAATGCTATGAAGGATAAAAGCATAGCACCAACGTTTAAAGCTAATTGTAAACCTTCACTTGTTCCCCTAGCAGCAGCATCAATAACATTTGCATCAATCTCATCCATCTCAACTTCTACGTTATTTTTAGTAACAGGAGTTTCAGTTTCTGGTACCATTATTTTAGAAATAACCAAACTAGCTGGTGCTGACATGATACTAGCAGCAATTAAGTGTCCAGCATCTACACCCATTGACACATATCCTGCCATAACTCCACCTGCAACTGTAGCCATACCACCTGTCATAACTGTTAATAACTCTGATTTTGTCATTGTTTTAATAAACGGCTTAATTACTAGAGGTGCTTCAGTTTGTCCAACAAATATGTTAGCTGTTGCTGATAAGGTTTCTGCTCCACTTGTTCCTAAGTACTTAGCTAAGAACTTTGCTATAAAAGTTATGATTTTATCCATAATACCTATATGATATAAAATTGCCATTAATGCAGAGAAGAAAACAATTGTAGGTAAAACCTGTATTGCAAAAATGTAACCAAAGCTTTCTGTATTAAGAAGGTCACCAACTAAGAAGCTTGTCCCCTCTTTAGTAAAATCTAATAGCTTAGTAACTAAGTCGTTTAAGTAACTAAAAGCTATTTGACCTGGTTTCCACTTTAAAATTAGTAGAGCAAAAACTATCTGCATTCCTACACCTGTACCAACTAATTTCCAGTTAATAGCCTTCTTGTTGTCAGATATTAAATAAGCAATACCTATCATGATTATTAATCCTACTAAACTAATTAAATTTTCCATTTGTTTTTCTCCTTTCTTTTCTTTAGTGTTTTTAATTTATGGTTTTCTTTGAAAACGTTTGTAATATTAGTAAAATAATTGAATTTATATGAAGAATAGGGTAGTTTTTAAAGCTACCCTATTCAATTTAATAAAAGTTAAAATGTTTTTATTCCATCCTTTGTAACTATTCCTTTTATTAGCTTGTTCTTTTTTACTTCTTCACTAACTATTTCATAAGCACTTAAAATCATCTCTTCAGCTGTCTTTTGTTTTTCTTCTGAATTAGCATGTATAGTAGCAATTGCTTCTCCCTCTTTTACATAGTCTCCTATTTTCTTATGAAGAACAATTCCAACTGATAAATCTATTTCACTTTCTTTAGTTTCACGACCTGCACCAAGAACTAATGCTGCCTTTCCTATATCATCAGCCTTTATAGACTTAATATATCCTTCTTTAGCTGCTATCACAGGTTGTTCAATTGATGCTTTTGGAAGTAAGGATGGATTATCTACATATGATGGGTCTCCACCTTGAGCTTCTACTAACTCTCTTAATTTAGCTAATCCTTTACCTGAGCTTATAATATCCTCTAATATTTTTCTTGCTTCTTCAACTGACTCTGCCTGTCCACCTAATACTAACATGTGTGAGCCAAGGGTTAAGCATAGCTCAGTTAAGTCCACTGGCCCTTCACCTTTTAATGTATCTATAGCTTCCTTTACCTCTAAAGCATTCCCTACTGCAAAACCTAGTGGTTGGTCCATATCTGTTACTACAGCAACAGTATTTCTACCTACGTTATTTCCTATGTCAACCATCTCTTTTGCCAATTCAAAGGAAGCCTCTTCTTCTTTCATAAAAGCTCCACTACCTGTTTTTACATCCAATACTATAGCATCTGCCCCTGCTGCTATCTTTTTACTCATAATACTACTAGCGATAAGAGAAATATTATCTACAGTAGCAGTAACATCACGAAGGGCATAAAGTTTTTTATCAGCTGGAGCTAAATCTGCTGTTTGCCCTCCTATTGCAATCTTTTTGTCATTTACATTGTTTACAAACTGCTCTCTTGTCATTTCTACAGAGAAACCTTTAAAGGACTCTAATTTATCTATAGTACCTCCAGTGTGACCTAACCCTCTACCTGACATTTTAGCAACAGGCACTCCTGCAGCTGCAACTATAGGTCCTAGGATTAGTGTAGTAGTATCACCAACACCACCTGTACTATGCTTATCTACTTTTACTCCCTTTATATCTGATAAATCTATTGTTACTCCACTGTTTACCATTGCCTTTGTCAAATCAGCAGTTTCTCTTTTGTTCATCTTTTGAAAATAAATTGCCATCATTAATGCTGAAACTTGATAGTCTGGTATATTTCCCTTTGTATATTCTTCTATAAAATAATTTATTTCTTCAGTAGTAAGTTCCCCACCATTTCTCTTTTTCATAATTATGTCGTACATTCTCATAGTCATCACCTCAAACAATATTATTTTAAGTCTTCAGGACCAAAGCTATGTGGAAGCAGCTCACTTAACTTATATTCTCTATATTCTTCTTCTGATTTTGCCACAATAACTATTGCATCCTTACCGAATTCTCTAATCACCTGTCTACAAACTCCACATGGATATGTCCACTCTGAATCACCTGTTACTGCTATAGCTACTATTTCTCTTTCTCCATCGGATACAGCTTTAGCAATAGCCGTTCTTTCTGCACATATAGTAGGTGTATATGATGCGTTTTCTATATTGCAGCCTGTATAGATTTTTCCACTCTTCGTAATCAAAGCAGCTCCCACTTTAAATCCTGAATAAGGAGTATATGCCTTTTCCTTGGCCTCTAATGCCTTCCTAATAAGTAAATTTTTATCCATATCTGGCCTCCTATTTTTTAATAATATTTAAGAAGCTCTCTCCATTCTTTATAGGCTCAACATCAAATATGTCTGCTACTGTTTGACCTATATCCGAAAAAGTCTTTCTTGTCTTAAGGTCAACATTATTTTTTAGCTCTTTACCATATGCTATAAAAGGTACATATTCTCTTGTGTGGTCTGTTCCTTCAGTAGTAGGGTCACATCCATGGTCTGCAGTAATGATTAATACATCTGTATCCCTCATTGCATCAAGTATCTCTGGAAGTCTTGCATCAAATTCTTCTAATCCTTTTCCATATGCTTTATAGTTATTTCTATGTCCCCACTTCATATCGAAGTCAACTAAGTTTGTAAAAATAAGTCCTTTTTTATCTTCTTTCATATATTCTAATGTCTTATCTACTCCGTCCATGTTATCCTTTGTGTGTACTGCTTCTGTAATTCCCTTTCCTGAAAATATATCTTCAATTTTACCTACTGCCATAACATTAAGTCCTTTATTCTTAAGATTATCTAATAATGTATCATGGGGTGGTACTAATGAAAAATCTCTTCTATTTGCAGTTCTTGTAAAGTTTCCAGGTTCACCTACAAATGGTCTTGCTATAACTCTGGCAACAGCATGGTCTCCAACTAGTATATTACGTGCTATTTCACATATTTTATATAATTCTTCTACTGGTACAACTTCTTCATGGGCAGCTATTTGAAATACGCTATCAGCCGATGTATACACTATTAAATTACCTGTCTTAATATGTTCCTCTCCTAATTCTTCAATTATAACTGTACCTGAAGCTGGTTTATTTCCTATAACCTTTCTTCCCGTTTCCTTTTCAAACTTTTCAATTATATCCTTTGGAAAACCCTCTGGATATGTTGGAAATGGCTTTTCTGAATAAACACCAACCATTTCCCAGTGTCCTGTTGTTGTATCCTTACCATTTGACATTTCTGCAAATCTTCCGTAGCATCCTAATGGGTTTTCTACCTTATTAACACCTTTCATTCCTTCTATATTTCCTAGTCCAAGCTTCTCTAAATTTGGTATGTTAAGTCCTCCTAGAGCCTTTGATACATTACCTATAGTGTTTGCTCCAACGTCACCATACTTATCTGCATCTGGCATTTCCCCCATACCAACACTGTCTAACACAATCCATATTACTCTATCAATCATAATATACCTCCTTTGTATTTATTAATAATCAGAGCTTGAATTTTTAATTCCCTCAACTATTGCTATTGAAGAACTAGCACCTATTCTGTTTGCTCCTGCATTAATTACTTTTTCTGCAAACTCCTTTGTTCTTACTCCTCCTGATGCTTTTACTCCCATTTCTGGTCCTACCGTTTCTCTCATAAGCTTTATGTCCTCAACTGTTGCTCCACCTGTTGAAAATCCTGTAGAAGTCTTAACAAAATCCGCTCCTACTTCTTTTGAAAGCTCACAAGCCTTAATTTTTTCTTCTTCTGTTAGTAAGCAAGTTTCTATTATAACCTTTACTAATGCTTTATTCTTTGCAGATTCTACTACTGCTTTGATATCTTCTTTTACTACATCGTATTTTTTATCCTTTAATGCACCTATATTTATTACCATATCTACTTCGTTAGCTCCATTTTCTATTGCCTGTTTTGTTTCAAAGGCCTTTACCTCTTTTGTTGTAGCTCCTAATGGAAATCCTACAACTACACATGTCTTAACATCAGTTCCTTTAAGCTCCTTGCTTACTAATGGAACATAGTATGAATTTACACATACTGATGCAAATTTGTATTTTTTAGCTTCTTCACAAACCTTTCTTATTTGCTCCTCTGTTGCCTCAGGCTTTAATAATGTATGGTCTATGTATTTTTCCAGCTTCATTCTTATCATCTCCTTTTTTATGGATTAGTATTAAATGTATATTTAACTTAAGATGAAACAAATTTGTCCTAGAAATAAAAATTAATTAATACCTTATAGTAATTTGGATTAGAAAATCAAAGTGCATTTAATTATTTCCGTATATGTAACCGGTTACACATGCAGCAAAAACTTATACAGGGTCATTCAATAAACTTTTCAGACCCCTTTAATACCAATTGAGGTAATAGCTTTATCGTCTTTATCTCTGTTTCTGTGGTTTTTCCACTTTGTAAAATATCTATAAGCATGTTCATAGCAGTTTTACCCATTTCAATAGTAGGTCCATTAATAAAACTTATGTTCATTCCTATTATATTTAAAACTTCTACTTTGTCAAAGCCTATAATTGCCATATCCTTAGGTATTTGTATATTCTCTTCGTCAAAAGCCTTTATACATCCTAAAACCATCATATTACTACTTACAAAGATAGCTGTAGGTCGATCCTTCATTTTTAAAATCTCTTTTGTTATTTTATAGGCTTTTTCATGGGTATAATCACCATAAAAAATATACTCTTCTCTTATAGGTATATTATGCATTTTTAAAGCCTTTTTATATCCTGCTAACCTCTCTTTAGCAGGCCTTGAATCCATTCTACCTGTAATTATTGCAATTTTTTCATGTCCTTCATCGATTAAAGTTTTTACTGCATCATAAGCACCCTTTATATGGTCAATAAAAACCCCATTAAAGTTAGAGTATTTAACGTGTCCATCTATTAATACTACTGGTATGCCTAAGTTCTCTATTGTCCATAAATATTCACTATTATAATCACTATCTGTTGATGTAGGGGTTATCAGTATACCTTGTATTCTCTGTTCTTTTAGTAATTTTAGTGCTTTGAGTTCCTTATCTACATCTTCGTCTGTATTACATAATATCAAGTTTAAATTATGTTCATCTGCAACTTGATTTACGCCCTTTATTATTTCACCAAAGAAAGGGTTATTTATTTCAGGAACCACAACTCCAATTGTATTTGTTTTCTTTTTAGATAAACTTCTAGCAATAGCGCTAGGAGTATAGTTTAACTCTTTTATAGCCTTTAATACCTTTTTTCTTGTTTCATCCTTTACGTATCCAGAGTCGTTTAAAACCCTTGATACAGTAGCCCTTGATACTCCTGCTGCTTTTGCAATGTCATCTATTGTAACTGCCACAGTATTCACCTCTAATTGTGTAAGCGTTTACATTTGTGCTTAAAAATCAGCTAAGGCTCAATTTAACTAAATGGCCTAGATTTATTAAAACTCTTACTTCTTTTATTACAAACCTCTAGTAATATTATACAATAAAATAGTATGATTATAAACATGTTACCGTTTTCACATCGATTATACACTATTCTAATTAATCTTTCAACATCTTTTTATAATTTTCGACATTTCCTTTTTATTCCATTGCTGTTGATTTGCTAGAGTTCTCTCTTTGTTGCTCATGTTGTAGCAGCCATTTTTTTCGCCATAATCCACCTTCGTATCCAATTAATTTACCACTACTTCCTATCACCCTATGACAAGGAATGATTATAGCTATTTTATTCTTATTATTAGCATTACCTACAGCACGACTGGCATTTTTATTACCTATATTCACTGCAACTTCTTTATATGTTAATGTTTTTCCATATGAAATATTCATTAACTCTTTCCATACTCTTTTTTGAAAATCAGTGCCATTAAGCTCAATTGGAATATCAAATTTTTTTCTCTTTCCAGTGAAATATTCTTTTAACTGCTGTTTAGTCTTTTCTAGTACTGAATCTAACTTTTCTTCAAGTACTTTTTCCTTTGCAAAATCTAAACTTACTAGCTTGCCATCCTTTGATTGAAGCTCTATAAGTCCTAAAGGTGAATCAAAATATCCTATATTTCTATCTAAAATATCTGTACTATCATAATTAAGTAATCCTCTCGAAGTTATTTCCCACAAATATAACGAAGCTACTGTGTTATATGGTGAAAATTTTTCTTTTATCTTTTCAAATTCATCTTTAGTCGGTTCCTTTTTCATATTAAAAAGCCATTTTATCCCCTTTCTTATCCCTAAATCCTTATAGCTTAATACGTTTCTTCTATTTAATGAAAAGAGTAAAAACATTTCAGCTGTCCAAATTCCTATTCCTTTAATTTTTACTAATTTATCAATAATTTGTTCATCACTTAATTTATCAATATTTTCTATATCAAGTTCATTGTTAATAATTGCTCTACAAATATTTTTTATATACTCAATTTTAGTTTTTGAAAGTCCACATTTCCTAAGGGTATCAAATTCAGTATTTATTACCTTTTCAGGTGTTATATTATCATATAAACTTAGAAACCTATTCCATATAGCATTTGCAGCATTATAGGCTAATTGTTGAAATACTATACTATTGATTAATGCTAAAAATGGGTCCTCTATATAATATCTTTCTATGTCTCCAACATACTCTATTAGCTTTCTCATATTTTTGTCACAGCTTTTTAAATGCTCCAATTCCCTTTTTGTAATCTCTATTTTCTTATACATTTGTTCACCCCATTACTATTCACTTCATTTTATCCTATTATATCATTTTTCATTATTCTAGAGATTATCTAAGTATAGTCTCTCTATAAATTTACTAAGGTTAATATACAGGACATATTT from Caldisalinibacter kiritimatiensis harbors:
- the deoC gene encoding deoxyribose-phosphate aldolase translates to MKLEKYIDHTLLKPEATEEQIRKVCEEAKKYKFASVCVNSYYVPLVSKELKGTDVKTCVVVGFPLGATTKEVKAFETKQAIENGANEVDMVINIGALKDKKYDVVKEDIKAVVESAKNKALVKVIIETCLLTEEEKIKACELSKEVGADFVKTSTGFSTGGATVEDIKLMRETVGPEMGVKASGGVRTKEFAEKVINAGANRIGASSSIAIVEGIKNSSSDY
- a CDS encoding methylated-DNA--[protein]-cysteine S-methyltransferase, whose amino-acid sequence is MYKKIEITKRELEHLKSCDKNMRKLIEYVGDIERYYIEDPFLALINSIVFQQLAYNAANAIWNRFLSLYDNITPEKVINTEFDTLRKCGLSKTKIEYIKNICRAIINNELDIENIDKLSDEQIIDKLVKIKGIGIWTAEMFLLFSLNRRNVLSYKDLGIRKGIKWLFNMKKEPTKDEFEKIKEKFSPYNTVASLYLWEITSRGLLNYDSTDILDRNIGYFDSPLGLIELQSKDGKLVSLDFAKEKVLEEKLDSVLEKTKQQLKEYFTGKRKKFDIPIELNGTDFQKRVWKELMNISYGKTLTYKEVAVNIGNKNASRAVGNANNKNKIAIIIPCHRVIGSSGKLIGYEGGLWRKKWLLQHEQQRENSSKSTAME
- a CDS encoding phosphopentomutase, which produces MIDRVIWIVLDSVGMGEMPDADKYGDVGANTIGNVSKALGGLNIPNLEKLGLGNIEGMKGVNKVENPLGCYGRFAEMSNGKDTTTGHWEMVGVYSEKPFPTYPEGFPKDIIEKFEKETGRKVIGNKPASGTVIIEELGEEHIKTGNLIVYTSADSVFQIAAHEEVVPVEELYKICEIARNILVGDHAVARVIARPFVGEPGNFTRTANRRDFSLVPPHDTLLDNLKNKGLNVMAVGKIEDIFSGKGITEAVHTKDNMDGVDKTLEYMKEDKKGLIFTNLVDFDMKWGHRNNYKAYGKGLEEFDARLPEILDAMRDTDVLIITADHGCDPTTEGTDHTREYVPFIAYGKELKNNVDLKTRKTFSDIGQTVADIFDVEPIKNGESFLNIIKK
- a CDS encoding LacI family DNA-binding transcriptional regulator produces the protein MAVTIDDIAKAAGVSRATVSRVLNDSGYVKDETRKKVLKAIKELNYTPSAIARSLSKKKTNTIGVVVPEINNPFFGEIIKGVNQVADEHNLNLILCNTDEDVDKELKALKLLKEQRIQGILITPTSTDSDYNSEYLWTIENLGIPVVLIDGHVKYSNFNGVFIDHIKGAYDAVKTLIDEGHEKIAIITGRMDSRPAKERLAGYKKALKMHNIPIREEYIFYGDYTHEKAYKITKEILKMKDRPTAIFVSSNMMVLGCIKAFDEENIQIPKDMAIIGFDKVEVLNIIGMNISFINGPTIEMGKTAMNMLIDILQSGKTTETEIKTIKLLPQLVLKGSEKFIE
- a CDS encoding NupC/NupG family nucleoside CNT transporter, giving the protein MENLISLVGLIIMIGIAYLISDNKKAINWKLVGTGVGMQIVFALLILKWKPGQIAFSYLNDLVTKLLDFTKEGTSFLVGDLLNTESFGYIFAIQVLPTIVFFSALMAILYHIGIMDKIITFIAKFLAKYLGTSGAETLSATANIFVGQTEAPLVIKPFIKTMTKSELLTVMTGGMATVAGGVMAGYVSMGVDAGHLIAASIMSAPASLVISKIMVPETETPVTKNNVEVEMDEIDANVIDAAARGTSEGLQLALNVGAMLLSFIALVALFNAIIGWVGGLFGMDYLSLEWILGRLFAPLAYIMGVPMHDAIAAGNLLGQKIVINEFFAYANLSELINSNSLSPRTVVILTYALCGFANFSSIGIQVGGIGALAPERRSDLAKLGIRALIGGSLAAFMTATIAGILI
- a CDS encoding cytidine deaminase; this translates as MDKNLLIRKALEAKEKAYTPYSGFKVGAALITKSGKIYTGCNIENASYTPTICAERTAIAKAVSDGEREIVAIAVTGDSEWTYPCGVCRQVIREFGKDAIVIVAKSEEEYREYKLSELLPHSFGPEDLK
- a CDS encoding pyrimidine-nucleoside phosphorylase, with the protein product MRMYDIIMKKRNGGELTTEEINYFIEEYTKGNIPDYQVSALMMAIYFQKMNKRETADLTKAMVNSGVTIDLSDIKGVKVDKHSTGGVGDTTTLILGPIVAAAGVPVAKMSGRGLGHTGGTIDKLESFKGFSVEMTREQFVNNVNDKKIAIGGQTADLAPADKKLYALRDVTATVDNISLIASSIMSKKIAAGADAIVLDVKTGSGAFMKEEEASFELAKEMVDIGNNVGRNTVAVVTDMDQPLGFAVGNALEVKEAIDTLKGEGPVDLTELCLTLGSHMLVLGGQAESVEEARKILEDIISSGKGLAKLRELVEAQGGDPSYVDNPSLLPKASIEQPVIAAKEGYIKSIKADDIGKAALVLGAGRETKESEIDLSVGIVLHKKIGDYVKEGEAIATIHANSEEKQKTAEEMILSAYEIVSEEVKKNKLIKGIVTKDGIKTF